Below is a window of Shinella sp. PSBB067 DNA.
GGCGAGGTGACGCAAAGCTCCGACAGGCGGCCGACCGCCGGCGAGATCACCGCGATCCTCGGCGGCTATACGGGCGTCATCCGCCAGGTTCCCCCGCAGTTCTCCGCGATCAAGATCGACGGCGAGCGCGCCTATGACCTCGCCCGCGAGGGCGAGACCGTCGAAATCCCCTCGCGCGAGGTGGAGATCCACCGCCTGACGCTGATCGGCTCGGACGAGAACACGGCCGCCTTCGAGGTGGAATGCGGCAAGGGCACCTATGTGCGCGCGCTCGCCCGCGATTTCGGCCGCCAGCTCGGCTGCTACGGCCATATCTCGGCGCTGCGCCGCACCTTCGTCGCGCCCTTCGGCGAGGACGACATGGTGCCGCTCGCCGACCTCACGGCGCTGGAGAAGATCGAGGACGATGCCGAGCGGCTCGCCGCCCTCGATGCCTTCCTGATCGATACGGGCGAGGCGCTTTCCAGCCTGCCGCAGGTGGTCGTCAACGACGACCAGGCCCACCGGCTGCGCATGGGCAACCCGATCATCCTGCGCGGCCGCGACGCGCCCGTTTCGGCGGACGAGGCCTATGCCACGGCGCGCGGAAAGCTGGTCGCCATCGGCGAGATCGGCGGCGGCGAGTTCCGCCCGAAGCGGGTTTTTGCAGGCTAGCGGCCGGAGCGAGGGAACCCGGCGCGCCCGACTTGATTTCACCACAAGCTGAGGGTCTTATGGACCGGCGAGGTTCGCCGAGGGCGGGCACGATGGCGTTTTGCCGTCGCGGCCGGCGTGGGCGAGGGGTTGAAAGGGCTGGCCGTTGACGATTGCGCCGACTGACCGAACGGTTTCCGCAAGGGAAGCTGACAAGGACGCCGGCCGGGTCCGGGATCGCCGGCGCATGCATCATCCGGTCGCCTTCTATCTCGTCTGCCTCATCCTCGTCGTCGTCATCCCCGCCTTCCTCTTTTCGATCGTCGTGCTGAAGCGCACCAACGAGGCGCAGGAGCGCATCTTCGAATCCCTGCTGCGCACCTCGACGGGCGCCGTCAACCGCGCCGTGGAGCGCGAGATCACCGGCATGTTCTCGACGCTCAATTTCCTGTCGACGTCGGACAGCCTGGAGACGGGCGACTATGCGGCTCTGCACGCGCAGGCGCGCAGGGCGCTCGACGGCACGGACATCTATTTCATCGTCATCGACCAGACGATGCGCCAGCTTCTCAACACGCGCGTGCCCTACGGCATGCCGCTGAACACGGCGTCCGAGCCGGTCTCGGCGGGGCTCGCGCTCGCGCGGGGCGAGCGCATGGTCTCCGATCTCTTCTTCGGCAGGACCGCGCAGCAATGGGTGTTCAACGTCTATCAGCCCATGCGCCTTCGTGATGGTCGCCATGTGCTGCTGACGCTGACGAAGAACGCGGAGGCGCTGCGGCGCGCGGTCAATCCCGACATCCTTTCGCCCGGCTGGAACGCGGCCGTGCTCGACACCCAGGGCACGGTCATCGTCTCGACGGACGAGAAGCAGAAGACCGGCCAGCCGTTCTTCCTGCGCGTCGTCCCCTCGCTGCGCCTCGGCGTCAGCACCATGCGCCAGGACGGCACGAACTATCAGGTCGTGACCGAGTTCTCCTCGCTCGCCGGCTGGCGGATGATCGCCTGGGCGAAGTCCTCGGACGTGCAGGCGCCTGCCGTGTCGTCCTTGCTCTGGCTGACCATCGGCGGGTCGGTCTTCGCCATCCTCGCCGCCATCAGCGCGGCCGGCATCGCCCGCGTGCTTTCGCGCGATGTGCGCCTGCTGGCGCAGGATGCGCGCCGGCTCGGCCGCGGCGAGCGGGTCGCGCCGCGGCCCTACGCGATTTCCGAACTCGAGACCGTCTCGCGCGCGCTCGCCGAGGCGGCGGATGCGCGGGTGAAATCGGAAAACGAGGTGCGCTTCCTGATGCGCGAGGTCGCGCACCGCTCGAAGAACCAGCTCACCGTCATCCAGGCCATGCTGAACCAGTCGGCGGCCGGTGCCGAGAATGCCGTCGATTTCGCCGAGACCTTCCGCAAGCGCGTCGCGGGCCTTGCGCGCTCGACGGACCTGATGATCGCCAACGCGACGCAGGGCGTGAACCTCGGCGAACTCGCGCGCAACCAGTTGAAGCCCTTCACGCCGGACGATGCGGGGCGCGTGCGCATCGCCGGGCCGGCGGTGCTGCTCGATCCGCAGGCCTCGCAGACGCTCGGCATGGCGCTGCACGAACTGTCGACCAACGCCACGAAATACGGCGCGCTCGCCACCGAGGCCGGCATCGTGTCCCTGAGCTGGACGACGTCGGGCGACCATCTCGACCTCGTCTGGCGCGAAAGCCGTGCCGTGATCGACAAGGACGCCATCGCCGCGAGCCGCAAGGGGTTTGGCAGCGTGGTGCTGGAGCGCATGCTCGGCATGGCGCTCGATGCGAAGCTGGATTTCATCGTGCACGACGACGGCATAGAGTGGCGGGTGACGATCCCGCTCGCCCGCCTGCGCGACGAGGAGGCCCATCAGCCGGGCGAGGCGGGATGACGGCGCCGGCCCTTCCTTGGCGAAGATCTGTGTGACGGCGTTCCTGCTGCGCGCCGGGCCTGCCGGGGCCCTCGATGACGGCCCTTCCATTTCGGCAGGGAATGGTTTATAGGCACCGCCAGCAATGCGGGCCGCCCGCTTGCCTTCACGGCCATTGCTGGACGACATCCCGGCTTTTGGCGTCCTCGGTTCTCCATTCATGAAAGGACATACGATGTCGATCACTGCTGAGCGCAAGGCTGCGCTGATGAAGGAATACGCCACCAAGGAAGGCGACACCGGTTCTCCGGAAGTTCAGGTCGCGATCCTCACCGAGCGTATCAACAACCTCACCGGCCACTTCAAGGACCACAAGAAGGACAACCACTCCCGTCGTGGCCTTCTGACGCTGGTCTCCAGCCGCCGCTCGCTTCTTGACTACCTCAAGAAGAAGGACGAAGCCCGTTACAGCAAGCTGATTGCTGCCCTCGGTATTCGCCGCTAAGCAATTTCGGCGGGCGTTCTTCGTGAGCGCCCGCCGCTTTCTTTTGCGGAGCAGACGCTTCGCCAGACGTTTCGCATGTGCCGGTTGCGACCGCCCTCGCGAAACGGTTTCTCCAGCAGGCCGGATGGGCCGGTCCTGCGGAACCAACCGATGACCTGTCATGGGGCAGGATTGCAGGATGCTTCAGGCCCGTGAGAACGCGGGCCGCCTGCCGGAAGCCTCCCGCTGTCTTGCCCATGATGCGTCACGAACGCGGATAGACCACCTGCGCCTTTCGGGCGGCGGTGCGCGTATCCGCCAAGAAGGACAAGACATGTTCGATACCCATACGGTTGAAATCGAGTGGGCGGGCCGTCCGCTCAAGCTGGAAACCGGCAAGATCGCCCGTCAGGCCGACGGTGCGGTCCTCGCGACCTACGGCGAGACCGTCGTTCTCGCCACCGTCGTTTCCGCCAAGGCGCCCAAGCCCGGCCAGGATTTCTTCCCGCTCACCGTCAACTACCAGGAAAAGACCTACGCCGCCGGTAAGATCCCGGGCGGCTATTTCAAGCGTGAAGGCCGCCCGTCGGAAAAGGAAACGCTGGTTTCCCGCCTGATCGACCGTCCGATCCGCCCTCTCTTCCCGGAAGGCTACAAGAACGACACCCAGGTCGTCGTCACGGTCGTCCAGCATGACCTCGAAAACGACCCGGACGTCCTGTCGATGGTCGCCGCTTCCGCCGCGCTGACGCTCTCGGGCGTTCCCTTCATGGGCCCGGTGGGCGCTGCCCGCGTCGGCTACATCAACGGCGAATACGTCCTCAACCCGCATCTCGACGAAATGGACGAGTCGAGCCTCGACCTCGTCGTCGCCGGCACGCAGGACGCCGTCCTGATGGTCGAGTCCGAAGCCAAGGAACTTGGCGAAGAGATCATGCTCGGCGCCGTCATGTTTGGCCACAAGGGCTTCCAGCCGGTCATCGACGCGATCATCAAGCTCGCCGAAGTGGCTGCCAAGGAGCCGCGCGACTTCCAGCCGGAAGACCATTCCGCCCTCGAAGCCGAAATGCTCGGCCTTGCCGAAGCGGAACTGCGCAACGCCTACAAGATCACCCAGAAGGCCGAGCGCTACGCCGCCGTCGACGCCGTGAAGGCCAAGGTCAAGGCGCACTTCTTCCCGGAAGGCGTCGAGCCGAAGTACACGGCCGAAGTCGTCGGTGCCGTCTTCAAGCACCTGCAGGCCAAGATCGTCCGCTGGAACATCCTCGACACCAAGAGCCGCATCGACGGCCGCGATCTGGAAACCGTTCGTCCGATCGTCTCGGAAGTCGGCATCCTGCCGCGCACGCACGGCTCGGCCCTGTTCACCCGCGGCGAGACCCAGGCGATCGTCGTCGCCACGCTCGGCACCGGCGAGGACGAACAGTATGTCGACAGCCTGACCGGCATGTACAAGGAACGCTTCCTGCTGCACTACAACTTCCCGCCCTATTCGGTCGGTGAAACGGGCCGCATGGGCTCCCCGGGCCGCCGCGAAATCGGCCACGGCAAGCTCGCCTGGCGCGCCATCCGCCCGATGCTGCCGACGGCGGAACAGTTCCCCTACACGCTGCGCGTCGTCTCCGAGATCACCGAGTCGAACGGCTCGTCCTCGATGGCCACCGTCTGCGGCACCTCGCTCGCCCTCATGGACGCCGGCGTTCCGCTGGCAAAGCCGGTTGCCGGCATCGCCATGGGCCTCATCCTGGAAGGCGACCGCTTCGCGGTCCTCTCCGACATCCTCGGCGACGAAGACCACCTCGGCGACATGGACTTCAAGGTCGCCGGCACGGCCGACGGCATCACCTCGCTGCAGATGGACATCAAGATCGCCGGCATCACCGAGGAGATCATGAAGGTCGCTCTCGGCCAGGCACAGGGCGGCCGCAAGCACATCCTCGGCGAGATGGCCAACGCCATCACCGAAAGCCGCGGCCAGCTCGGCGAGTTCGCCCCGCGCATCGAAGTCATGAACATCCCGGTCGACAAGATCCGTGAAGTCATCGGCACGGGCGGCAAGGTCATCCGCGAAATCGTCGAGAAGACCGGCGCCAAGATCAACATCGAAGACGACGGCACGATCAAGATCGCGTCCTCGTCCGGCAAGGAGATCGAAGCGGCCCGCAAGTGGATCCACTCCATCGTCGCGGAACCGGAAGTCGGCCAGGTCTATGAAGGCACGGTCGTCAAGACCGCCGACTTCGGCGCCTTCGTCAACTTCTTCGGCCCGCGCGACGGCCTCGTGCACATCTCGCAGCTCGCCCAGGAGCGCGTTGCCAAGACGTCCGACGTCGTCAAGGAAGGCGACAAGGTCTGGGTCAAGCTGATGGGCTTCGACGAGCGCGGCAAGGTCCGCCTCTCCATGAAGGTCGTCGACCAGGCGACCGGCAAGGAAATCTCCGCCGAGAAGAAGGGTGACGGCGAAGCCGCCGAGTAATCCTGTCTTCCAATATTCGAAGGGGGCGCGGAGCGGCACGTTCCGCGCCCCTTTCCTTTGATCGACACACGCACCGCCCGCCGAAAGCCAGCCATGACCCGCGAAGCCCTCAAGACCCTGTTCCATCCCTTTGCCTCCGGTACGCTCGCCATGCCGGGCGAGGGCGAACGCTACCTCTTCCTCGGTGCAGAAGCCGGCCAGCGTCCGCCGGAAGGCTTTGGCGCGGCCCTTGAGGCCGTGCAGCCGCTTCGCTCGCTCTATCGCGGGCTGGAGGCCATGCGCGTGCCGGTCACGCCGCTGGTCGAAGGCGAGGACTATGACGGCGCGCTCATCCTGATCAACAAGCACAAGGGCGAGAACGAGAACCGCATCGCCGAGGCGCTGCGCCGCGTGCGGACGGGTGGCCTGATCGTCGTCGCCGGCGGCAAGGAAGACGGCGTGCAGTCCATGCGCAAGCGCCTCGACCAGCTCGGCCTGACCGGCGATTCCATGCCGAAATACCATGGCATCGCCATCTGGTTCGCCCGCCCCGAGGATCCGGCAGCGGCGATTGCCAAGCTGGCGGCCAAGCCGGTGCGCATCGTCGGCCGCTTCACGGCCACGCCGGGCATGTTCTCGCATGACCGGATCGACGAGGGTTCCGAGCTGCTCGCCACCCGCATCCCGGAAGATTTCCACGGCCATGCCGCCGATTTCGGCGCCGGCTGGGGCTACCTTTCGGTCATGCTCGGCGGCCGCGCGCCGCAGGCCAAGGGCATCGACCTCTTCGAGGCGCATTACGAGGCGCTGGAAGCGGCGAAGGAAAACATGGCGGAGAACTGCCCGAACGTTCCGGCCCGCTTCTACTGGTTCGACCTGACGGCCGAGGCGCCGCGCGACCATTACGACCTTATCGTCATGAATCCGCCCTTCCATGAGGGCCACGCCGCGGATCACGGCCTTGGTGCCGGGATGATCCGCATGGCGGCGAAATCGCTGAAGTCCGGCGGTCGGCTGCTGATGGTGGCCAATCGCGGCCTGCCCTACGAGCCCGTCCTGACGGAAGCCTTCAAGGAAAGCGGGGAAGTCTGCCGCAACGCCCGCTTCAAGGTGCTGTGGGGCCGGCGCTGACAGCGCGCCCGCGCACGCTCAGGGCGGATTGACGCAGCGGATTGCCAACGATCCAAAAGAGGTTCACCATCTCCAAAGCGTACCGTTCCGGAGATCAGCAATGGCTTTTGGACCTGCAAGACCGCCGATGATGGAAGATGTGGCGGAAGTCATCGCGAAGGACATGAAGGAAGGGGAGGGGCATACGCCGACCTCCGAGGTGCCGGTCGCCTTTCTCAGGCGCGGCGCCGCCGGCAAGGGGCTGGAGATGAACAGCCGCGTGCGCATGCTGCTCACCGGCATCCTCGCCGCCGTGATCCTGCTCGTCGTCGTGCTCATGGCGCTTTGAGGGGCAGGAGGAGACGGCGCGAAGCGTCGGGCCTCGCGCCGTATTTTCCTATTCGCTGTCCGCCTTGGCCAGACGCTCCAGCGTCGGCATGGAGGTGATGTTGTAGCCGGCGTCCACATAGTGGATTTCGCCCGTCACGCCGCTCGAAAGGTCGGAGAGCAGGTAGAGCGCCGAATTGCCGACGTCCTCGATGGTGACGGTGCGGCGGAGCGGGGCATTCTTCTGCTGCCAGGAGAGCATGGCGCGCGCATCCGAAATGCCGGCGCCCGCAAGCGTGCGGATCGGGCCGGCGGAGATCGCGTTGACGCGGATGCCCTGCGGACCGTAGTCGCCGGCAAGGTAGCGCACGGAGGCTTCCAGCGCGGCCTTGGCAACGCCCATGACATTGTAGTTCGGCATGATGCGCACCGAGCCGCCATAGGTGAGCGTCAGCATCGCGCCACCGTCGGTCATCAGGCCGGCGGCCCGCTTGGCGATCTCCGTGAAGGAGAAGCACGAGATCACCATCGTGCGCGAGAAGTTGTCGCGCGAGGTGTCGGCATAAAGGCCCTTCAGTTCGTTCTTGTCGGAAAAACCGATGGCGTGCACGACGAAGTCGAGCCTGCCCCACTTTTCCCCGATCGCCTCGATCGCCGCATCCACCGATGCGATGTCCTCGACATCGCAGGGAATGACGAAATCCGAGCCGAGCTCGGCGGCGAGCGGCTTCACGCGCTTGCCGAGCGCTTCGCCCTGATAGGTGAAGGCGAGTTCGGCGCCGGCGCCCGCAAGCTTCTGGGCGATGCCCCAGGCGATGGAATGGTTGTTCGCGACCCCCATGATGAGGCCGCGCTTGCCGTTCATGATCCCCGTCATTGACGTCATCCGTTGTGGCGCTGGAAGACCAGCGTGGCGTTCGTACCGCCGAAGCCGAAGGAATTGGAGAGAACCGTGTCGATCTTGGCATTGTCGATGCGCTTGCGCACGATCGGAACGCCTTCGAATTCCGGGTCCAGTTCGGTGATGTGCGCGCTTTCGCCGATGAAGCCGGCCTGCATCATCAGGAGGCCGTAGATCGATTCTTGCACGCCCGCCGCGCCGAGCGAATGGCCGGTCAGCGACTTGGTCGACTGGATGTGCGGGATCTTGTCGCCGAAGACCTCGCGGATCGCGCCGATCTCCTTCGAGTCGCCGACGGGCGTCGAGGTGCCGTGCGTGTTGATGTAGTCGACATCGCCCTTCACGGTGGCGAGCGCCTGGCGCATGCAGCGCACCGCGCCTTCGCCCGAGGGGGCCACCATGTCGTAGCCGTCCGAGGTCGCGCCGTAGCCGACGATTTCCGCGTAGATCTTCGCGCCGCGGGCCTTGGCGTGCTCCAGTTCTTCAAGGACGAGGACGCCCGCGCCGCCGGCGATGACGAAGCCGTCGCGGCTGATGTCATAGGCGCGCGAGGCCGTCGCCGGCGTGTCGTTGTACTTGGAGGACATGGCGCCCATGGCGTCGAAGAGGTTCGACATGGTCCAGTCGAGGTCCTCGTGGCCGCCGGCGAACATGATGTCCTGCTTGCCCCACTGGATCATTTCCGCGGCATTGCCGATGCAGTGCGCCGAGGTCGAGCAGGCCGACGAGATGGAATAGTTGACGCCGTGGATCTTGAACCAGGTGGCGAGCGTCGCCGAGGCCGTCGACGACATCGCCTTCGGCACCGCGAAGGGGCCGATGCGCTTGGGCGAGTTGTTCTTGATGGTGATCTCGGCCGCCTCGATCAGCGTGCGGGTGGAAGGTCCGCCCGACCCCATGATGATGCCGGCGCGCGGGTTGGCCGAGTAGTCGGATTCTTCGAGGCCCGAATCGGCGATCGCCTGCTTCATCGCGACGTGGTTCCACGCACCGCCCTGCGAGAGGAAGCGGGCCGCGCGGCGGTCGACGAGGTCGGTCGTGTCGATGTTCGGCGAACCCCAGACCTGGCACTTGAAGCCGTGGTCGGCGAAATCCTGCGAGAAGCTGATGCCGGAGCGCGCGTCGCGCAGCGATGCCGTCACTTCGTCCGCATTGTTCCCGATGGAGGATACGACCCCCAGACCCGTGACAACTACCCGTCTCATATTCCTGACCTTTTCTTGAACGTCTCGTGGCGGGGGCGGCGTGCCGCCCCCGAGGCTTTCCGCCTCAGGCTTCCTTGTCCTTCGACAGGCCGACGCGCAGGTCGCTCGCCTGGTAGATGGTCTCGCCGTCGGCCTTCAGCCAGCCGTCCGCCGTGCCGAGCACGAGGCGGCCGCGCATGACGCGCTTGAAGTCGATGCCGTATTCGAGGAGCTTCGTGTCCGGGCGGACCATGCCCTTGAACTTCACTTCGCCGGTGGAGAGCGCCATGCCGCGGCCGGGCTCGCCGAGCCAGCCGAGAAAGAAGCCGGTGAGCTGCCACATGCCGTCGAGGCCGAGGCAGCCCGGCATGATCGGGTTGCCCTGGAAGTGACAGGGGAAGTACCAGTCGTCCGGCTTCACGTCGTATTCGGCGCGGATATAGCCCTTGTCGAAGGCGCCGCCCGTTTCGGAAATGTCGGTGATGCGGTGGACCATCAGCATCGGCGGCAGAGGAAGCTGCGCATTGCCCGGGCCGAAAAGCTCGCCGCGGCCGCAGGCCAGGATTTCCTCATAGTTGTAGCTGGATTGCCTGGTCGTCATCGATTGTCTCATCCCCGGTCTGTATTCGCTTCGTCAGCGATAGATTTAGAGGAGGTGCGGTGCGAATTGAAGCACCCCGCGCCGTCCCATTTTGTCGCCGCACCCGGCACGGGCGCGACATTAATTCAGCAGTTCGCATACATGATGCGTGCGGTGACAGCCAGCGCAAATTGCCGTGAAGCGGGCGAAGGCCCCGGTTTTCCGCATGTTGCGCGCCCTTTGCGCGTCGTAATCCTATTGAATACCGGCAACGCTAAAGTTATATCGAAAGTTCAAGAATGTTGTTCAAGGCCAGACAAGCGGATCCGTCGCCCATGACGCATGCACATGAATTGCCCATCGAGGAGCGCCTGCGCCACTCCGGCCTGCGCCCGACGCGCCAGCGTGTGGCCCTTGCCGACCTGCTGTTCGCCAAGGGCGACCGGCACCTGACGGTGGAGGAACTGCACGAGGAAGCCGTCACCGCCGGCGTCCCGGTCTCGCTTGCAACCGTCTACAACACGCTGCACCAGTTCACGGAGGCCGGCCTCATCCGGGTTCTGGCCGTCGAAAGCTCGAAGACCTATTTCGACACCAACGTGTCGGATCATCACCATTTCTTCGTGGAGGGCGAGAACCACGTCCTCGACATTCCCGTGAGCAACATCGCCATCGGCAACCTGCCGGAACCGCCCGAAGGCATGGAGATCGCGCATGTCGACGTGATCATCCGCCTGCGTCCGCGCCGCGGCTGATTTGTCCCGTTACATAACGTCGTCCGGATGCCGCCCCGGCCGCGGCCGGTAGACCGGAAAGCGCCAGCCGAAGCGCAGCGCCCCGCCGCGCACGATGAAGGCCGCGCCGATGCCGATGGCCGAGGCCGCCCAGAGCGGCGCGCCGGCGACCGTCGCCGCCGTGAAGGCGGCAGCGCCGATGAGCGCTGCGGTGATGTAGATCTCCGGCCTCAGCAGCACCGAAGGCTCGTTCGCCAGCAGATCGCGGATGATGCCGCCGAAGCTTGCCGTCAACACGCCGGTGGTGATCGCGAC
It encodes the following:
- the truB gene encoding tRNA pseudouridine(55) synthase TruB produces the protein MSRPRKPKGRPVSGWLILDKPFDFGSTEAVSKIKWLFKAQKAGHAGTLDPLASGMLPIALGDATKTVPYVMDGRKIYEFTVAWGEERTTDDLEGEVTQSSDRRPTAGEITAILGGYTGVIRQVPPQFSAIKIDGERAYDLAREGETVEIPSREVEIHRLTLIGSDENTAAFEVECGKGTYVRALARDFGRQLGCYGHISALRRTFVAPFGEDDMVPLADLTALEKIEDDAERLAALDAFLIDTGEALSSLPQVVVNDDQAHRLRMGNPIILRGRDAPVSADEAYATARGKLVAIGEIGGGEFRPKRVFAG
- a CDS encoding sensor histidine kinase, whose translation is MHHPVAFYLVCLILVVVIPAFLFSIVVLKRTNEAQERIFESLLRTSTGAVNRAVEREITGMFSTLNFLSTSDSLETGDYAALHAQARRALDGTDIYFIVIDQTMRQLLNTRVPYGMPLNTASEPVSAGLALARGERMVSDLFFGRTAQQWVFNVYQPMRLRDGRHVLLTLTKNAEALRRAVNPDILSPGWNAAVLDTQGTVIVSTDEKQKTGQPFFLRVVPSLRLGVSTMRQDGTNYQVVTEFSSLAGWRMIAWAKSSDVQAPAVSSLLWLTIGGSVFAILAAISAAGIARVLSRDVRLLAQDARRLGRGERVAPRPYAISELETVSRALAEAADARVKSENEVRFLMREVAHRSKNQLTVIQAMLNQSAAGAENAVDFAETFRKRVAGLARSTDLMIANATQGVNLGELARNQLKPFTPDDAGRVRIAGPAVLLDPQASQTLGMALHELSTNATKYGALATEAGIVSLSWTTSGDHLDLVWRESRAVIDKDAIAASRKGFGSVVLERMLGMALDAKLDFIVHDDGIEWRVTIPLARLRDEEAHQPGEAG
- the rpsO gene encoding 30S ribosomal protein S15; amino-acid sequence: MSITAERKAALMKEYATKEGDTGSPEVQVAILTERINNLTGHFKDHKKDNHSRRGLLTLVSSRRSLLDYLKKKDEARYSKLIAALGIRR
- the pnp gene encoding polyribonucleotide nucleotidyltransferase is translated as MFDTHTVEIEWAGRPLKLETGKIARQADGAVLATYGETVVLATVVSAKAPKPGQDFFPLTVNYQEKTYAAGKIPGGYFKREGRPSEKETLVSRLIDRPIRPLFPEGYKNDTQVVVTVVQHDLENDPDVLSMVAASAALTLSGVPFMGPVGAARVGYINGEYVLNPHLDEMDESSLDLVVAGTQDAVLMVESEAKELGEEIMLGAVMFGHKGFQPVIDAIIKLAEVAAKEPRDFQPEDHSALEAEMLGLAEAELRNAYKITQKAERYAAVDAVKAKVKAHFFPEGVEPKYTAEVVGAVFKHLQAKIVRWNILDTKSRIDGRDLETVRPIVSEVGILPRTHGSALFTRGETQAIVVATLGTGEDEQYVDSLTGMYKERFLLHYNFPPYSVGETGRMGSPGRREIGHGKLAWRAIRPMLPTAEQFPYTLRVVSEITESNGSSSMATVCGTSLALMDAGVPLAKPVAGIAMGLILEGDRFAVLSDILGDEDHLGDMDFKVAGTADGITSLQMDIKIAGITEEIMKVALGQAQGGRKHILGEMANAITESRGQLGEFAPRIEVMNIPVDKIREVIGTGGKVIREIVEKTGAKINIEDDGTIKIASSSGKEIEAARKWIHSIVAEPEVGQVYEGTVVKTADFGAFVNFFGPRDGLVHISQLAQERVAKTSDVVKEGDKVWVKLMGFDERGKVRLSMKVVDQATGKEISAEKKGDGEAAE
- a CDS encoding class I SAM-dependent methyltransferase gives rise to the protein MTREALKTLFHPFASGTLAMPGEGERYLFLGAEAGQRPPEGFGAALEAVQPLRSLYRGLEAMRVPVTPLVEGEDYDGALILINKHKGENENRIAEALRRVRTGGLIVVAGGKEDGVQSMRKRLDQLGLTGDSMPKYHGIAIWFARPEDPAAAIAKLAAKPVRIVGRFTATPGMFSHDRIDEGSELLATRIPEDFHGHAADFGAGWGYLSVMLGGRAPQAKGIDLFEAHYEALEAAKENMAENCPNVPARFYWFDLTAEAPRDHYDLIVMNPPFHEGHAADHGLGAGMIRMAAKSLKSGGRLLMVANRGLPYEPVLTEAFKESGEVCRNARFKVLWGRR
- the fabI gene encoding enoyl-ACP reductase FabI, translating into MTGIMNGKRGLIMGVANNHSIAWGIAQKLAGAGAELAFTYQGEALGKRVKPLAAELGSDFVIPCDVEDIASVDAAIEAIGEKWGRLDFVVHAIGFSDKNELKGLYADTSRDNFSRTMVISCFSFTEIAKRAAGLMTDGGAMLTLTYGGSVRIMPNYNVMGVAKAALEASVRYLAGDYGPQGIRVNAISAGPIRTLAGAGISDARAMLSWQQKNAPLRRTVTIEDVGNSALYLLSDLSSGVTGEIHYVDAGYNITSMPTLERLAKADSE
- the fabB gene encoding beta-ketoacyl-ACP synthase I, which encodes MRRVVVTGLGVVSSIGNNADEVTASLRDARSGISFSQDFADHGFKCQVWGSPNIDTTDLVDRRAARFLSQGGAWNHVAMKQAIADSGLEESDYSANPRAGIIMGSGGPSTRTLIEAAEITIKNNSPKRIGPFAVPKAMSSTASATLATWFKIHGVNYSISSACSTSAHCIGNAAEMIQWGKQDIMFAGGHEDLDWTMSNLFDAMGAMSSKYNDTPATASRAYDISRDGFVIAGGAGVLVLEELEHAKARGAKIYAEIVGYGATSDGYDMVAPSGEGAVRCMRQALATVKGDVDYINTHGTSTPVGDSKEIGAIREVFGDKIPHIQSTKSLTGHSLGAAGVQESIYGLLMMQAGFIGESAHITELDPEFEGVPIVRKRIDNAKIDTVLSNSFGFGGTNATLVFQRHNG
- the fabA gene encoding 3-hydroxyacyl-[acyl-carrier-protein] dehydratase FabA: MTTRQSSYNYEEILACGRGELFGPGNAQLPLPPMLMVHRITDISETGGAFDKGYIRAEYDVKPDDWYFPCHFQGNPIMPGCLGLDGMWQLTGFFLGWLGEPGRGMALSTGEVKFKGMVRPDTKLLEYGIDFKRVMRGRLVLGTADGWLKADGETIYQASDLRVGLSKDKEA
- the irrA gene encoding iron response transcriptional regulator IrrA, whose protein sequence is MTHAHELPIEERLRHSGLRPTRQRVALADLLFAKGDRHLTVEELHEEAVTAGVPVSLATVYNTLHQFTEAGLIRVLAVESSKTYFDTNVSDHHHFFVEGENHVLDIPVSNIAIGNLPEPPEGMEIAHVDVIIRLRPRRG